The Scleropages formosus chromosome 11, fSclFor1.1, whole genome shotgun sequence genome window below encodes:
- the whamm gene encoding LOW QUALITY PROTEIN: WASP homolog-associated protein with actin, membranes and microtubules (The sequence of the model RefSeq protein was modified relative to this genomic sequence to represent the inferred CDS: inserted 2 bases in 1 codon) — MTSAECERMDSLEGWVAVKSNIFEESEPVKLGFIVQWNAIECKFAVTCHNRTLQRQRRRQQGPADTQCSWAGLFSVGDLRNVHRQLTGVSDALEPYFPDLSDFERGNIWDFLFPRRSSGADEAERDVETPCRQLEKYLSAAIDVCGRRIVLDALFAEDERGLEEYFENLQEFRRKAMEEQVARARSALRKILHQHKAADKLVLLLKIYEEEDEAYKELVTVATLFYQYLLQPFRDMRELAVLYKMEILKSMEFEDLGPKRIDALEKEAEDWRKRAKDAVNSIQDITVNYFEETSRALAGMLKQMEEDRRRFGQASWATAAPRLEKLKFMLSKETLQHMRAKEMCLNRRKEEIKEQMESLANQQDAIVVVDELELQYYETQLELYDTKFEILKSEELLLVAQIDTLRRRMKELKEEVVYYDTCEDPEELQSIMEVGPLRDPSTPAVRTLNRQLQQLETKRGAICSRRAYLRNKKDQCVEAHEQKHRQAQENSARFIQHHGIQLKRERKREEEQRRKEWVDQEREKTLSRLRSFREKRPGQYVLKTPSSKPPIKDSPTATLSQPLSIISLAPSSGTPTNPIKATPKKSPQKKAQKPKDIPVHIFIPPGPGGAPTDQPCAPPPXSPPPPPPLPPPPPPLLPLPTSPSQDPETLDTPMPLLSDKEASPFPTKNTLKQNIGSMDEVLASLQRGEVQLRRVEMQAGVPGDARESILSAIRLGVKLRKVQPATAPLASQGSQVSDLERSIKAAMQRMKKVSSDSDDEDRGDTHSGEWDS; from the exons ATGACATCCGCCGAGTGCGAACGCATGGACAGCCTGGAGGGTTGGGTGGCCGTAAAAAGTAACATCTTCGAAGAGAGCGAGCCGGTCAAGCTCGGCTTTATCGTACAGTGGAACGCGATCGAATGCAAGTTCGCCGTGACTTGTCACAACCGGACCCTCCAACGCCAGAGGCGGAGGCAACAGGGCCCGGCCGACACGCAGTGCAGCTGGGCCGGACTCTTCTCCGTCGGCGACCTGCGGAATGTCCACCGTCAGCTCACCGGCGTCAGCGACGCGCTGGAGCCATACTTCCCCGACCTCAGCGACTTCGAGAGGGGCAACATCTGGGACTTCTTGTTCCCGAGGCGGAGCTCCGGGGCTGACGAGGCCGAAAGGGACGTGGAGACGCCGTGCCGGCAGCTGGAGAAGTACCTGAGCGCGGCCATCGACGTGTGCGGTCGCAGGATTGTGCTGGACGCGCTGTTCGCGGAGGACGAGCGCGGCCTCGAGGAGTATTTCGAGAACCTGCAGGAGTTCCGGCGGAAGGCCATGGAGGAACAGGTGGCGCGGGCTCGGAGCGCGCTCCGGAAG atCCTCCATCAACACAAGGCTGCTGACAAGTTGGTCCTCCTATTAAAGATTTatgaagaagaggatgaggCTTACAAAGAATTAGTTACCGTGGCAACCTTGTTCTACCAGTACCTGCTGCAGCCTTTTCGAGACATGAGGGAGCTGGCGGTTTTGTATAAAATGGAGATATTG AAATCCATGGAATTTGAAGATTTGGGTCCTAAGAGAATAGATGCTCTGGAGAAAGAAGCAGAGGACTGGAGAAAAAGGGCGAAGGATGCAGTAAACTCCATCCAGGATATCACTGTCAACTACTTTGAGGAGACGTCAAGGGCACTGGCAG GGATGCTTAAACAGATGGAGGAAGACAGACGGCGGTTTGGCCAGGCCTCTTGGGCTACTGCTGCTCCTAGACTGGAGAAGCTCAAGTTCATGCTGTCCAAGGAGACCCTGCAACACATGAGAGCAAAAGAAATGTGCCTTAACCGCAGGAAGGAAGAGATCAAAGAGCAG ATGGAGAGCCTTGCTAATCAACAGGACGCCATTGTGGTTGTTGATGAACTGGAGCTGCAGTATTATGAAACTCAGCTGGAGTTGTACGACACAAAGTTCGAGATTCTGAAGAGCGAGGAGCTGCTTCTCGTAGCGCAGATAGACACGCTGCGGCGGCGAATGAAAG agctgaaggaggaggtaGTGTACTATGACACCTGCGAGGACCCAGAGGAGCTGCAGAGCATTATGGAGGTGGGCCCACTTCGTGACCCCAGCACCCCGGCGGTCAGGACCCTGAACCGTCAGCTGCAGCAGTTGGAGACTAAGAGGGGCGCCATCTGTTCCAGAAGGGCCTATCTGCGCAATAAGAAG GACCAGTGTGTAGAGGCACACGAACAGAAGCATCGTCAGGCACAGGAGAACAGTGCCCGATTCATCCAGCACCATGGCATCCAGCTG AAAAGGGAGcgaaaaagagaagaggagcaAAGGAGGAAGGAGTGGGTGGACCAGGAACGGGAGAAGACCCTCAGTAGGCTGAGGTCCTTCAGGGAG aagaGACCAGGCCAATATGTACTGAAGACCCCGTCCTCCAAGCCACCCATCAAAGACTCTCCAACAGCCACCCTCTCTCAGCCCCTGTCCATTATTAGCCTTGCTCCCTCCTCTGGCACGCCAACGAACCCCATCAAAGCCACACCCAAAAAGTCACCCCAGAAGAAAGCTCAGAAGCCAAAAGACATCCCTGTCCACATCTTCATTCCCCCTGGTCCAGGAGGTGCTCCAACAGACCAGCCCTGTGCtccaccccc ctcccccccccctccaccccctctcccccctccacccccaccactCTTGCCCCTCCCTACATCTCCTAGCCAAGATCCAGAGACACTGGACACACCAATGCCTCTCCTCAGTGACAAAGAGGCATCTCCTTTTCCAactaaaaacacattaaagcaAAATATAG GCTCCATGGATGAAGTACTGGCTTCCCTGCAAAGGGGGGAGGTCCAGCTGCGGAGGGTAGAGATGCAGGCCGGTGTGCCTGGGGATGCCCGGGAGAGCATCCTTTCAGCCATCCGTCTAGGAGTCAAACTGAGGAAGGTGCAGCCGGCGACGGCACCCCTGGCTAGCCAAGGAAGCCAGGTATCGGACCTGGAACGCAGCATCAAGGCTGCCATGCAGAGGATGAAGAAGGTATCCTCGGACTCGGACGACGAGGACAGAGGCGACACCCACTCTGGAGAGTGGGACAGCTAA
- the LOC108940821 gene encoding KH homology domain-containing protein 4-like, with protein MASKMAGQTSCLNSRWDQPAPTAGILNGFLGNISHSLTTPVVTLPSYTGCLAPTVAAGMAPSLPVASSTGPVAPSQSPALADLSSEEKPAPSGGVELAAAMAAKINAMLMAKGKLKTPPPLHNKIVPRVTVSSTANELVVTEVDINDVPINCRNLLTKGKTQEEIRQYSGAIVSTKGYYMTNTEKAQAKGVDRPLYLHVQGKSQEEVNKAVMRIKEIISEDVLRTAAGQGRPIVPVYTHPPKPLDPSQETQTPAPPPVQAPSQPNIKPAVPQNHKPPVLYNGHSGNFVHTKVFVGLDQALPSFNVKEKVEGPASSYLQHIQSETGARVFLRGKGSGYIEQASRRESFEPLYLYISHPNSTGLEAAKKLCESLLQTVRAEHSRMVSVYTATGSTQAYPSHGFQPNSNYSSQGSWYNYPSNGFTGGYSAYPGSGGFWSNANGYPSHSNISTTPQSSQAMVQYPVCPRKAPPYLAQDPGTTYSSTAESRSSNPSENNSPKRRFLESSEETSEYEDDPGSSVIMKQSSSPDKEGKVFERILMPPPPIPCIGPPRKRPREAESQSGEPDVKGKEESDSQKKAKTQEGVLGLVPYGGDSSDEEEERTRSSKKL; from the exons ATGGCATCGAAGATGGCGGGACAGACATC ATGTCTTAACAGTCGATGGGACCAGCCAGCCCCCACTGCCGGTATACTGAATGGGTTCTTGGGGAACATCTCTCATTCCCTCACAACACCGGTTGTGACTTTGCCTAGCTACACTGGGTGTTTGGCGCCCACCGTAGCAGCCGGCATGGCCCCCAGTTTACCAGTTGCCAGCAGCACTGGCCCAGTGGCTCCATCACAGTCACCTGCACTAGCTGATCTATCTTCTGAAGAAAAGCCTGCACCATCAGGAGGTGTAGAATTGGCTGCTGCCATGGCTGCCAAAATTAATGCCATGTTGATGGCCAAAGGGAAGCTGAAGACACCCCCACCATTACACAACAAG ATTGTGCCTCGTGTGACAGTTTCCAGTACTGCTAATGAATTAGTTGTTACTGAAGTGGACATTAATGATGTGCCCATAAACTGTCGAAATTTACTAACAAAGGGAAAGACTCAGGAAGAG ATCCGGCAGTATAGCGGAGCAATAGTGTCAACAAAAGGATACTACATGACCAATACAGAAAAAGCTCAGGCTAAAGGagt GGACCGACCATTGTACTTGCATGTTCAAGGGAAGAGTCAAGAGGAAGTTAATA AGGCAGTGATGCGTATAAAAGAGATCATTTCAGAGGATGTTTTGAGGACAGCAGCAGGACAGGGGCGACCTATTGTTCCTGTGtacacccacccacccaaacCACTGGACCCTTCTCAAGAGACACAGACACCAGCTCCTCCACCTGTCCAGGCACCATCTCAGCCAAATATCAAACCTGCGGTACCCCAGAACCATAAACCTCCAGTCCTTTACAATGGTCACTCGGGG aattttgtgcacacGAAGGTTTTTGTTGGCCTGGATCAAGCATTGCCCTCTTTCAATGTGAAGGAGAAAGTTGAGGGTCCTGCAAGTAGTTACTTGCAGCACATCCAGAGTGAAACGGGAGCTCGCGTATTCCTCCGTGGAAAGGGTTCGGGGTACATAGAGCAGGCCTCCCGGCGTGAATCTTTTGAGCCACTTTATCTTTACATCAG ccaCCCCAATTCCACAGGACTTGAAGCAGCAAAGAAGCTCTGTGAGAGTCTGCTACAAACA GTGCGTGCAGAACATTCCCGGATGGTGTCAGTTTATACAGCAACTGGGTCTACTCAAG CATACCCATCTCATGGATTTCAACCTAATAGCAATTACAGTAGCCAGGGCTCCTGGTATAACTACCCATCAAATGGTTTCACTGGTGGCTATTCTGCATATCCAGGATCCGGTGGTTTTTGGAGTAATGCAAATGGTTACCCCAGTCATTCTAACATTTCGACAACCCCTCAGTCTTCTCAGGCAATGGTTCAGTATCCGGTGTGTCCTAGGAAAGCACCGCCTTATTTAGCCCAG GACCCTGGGACCACttacagcagcactgcagaaaGCAGATCTTCCAATCCATCAGAGAATAACAGTCCAAAGCGGCGCTTTTTGGAAAGTTCTGAAGAAACATCTGAATATGAG GATGATCCTGGTTCATCAGTTATAATGAAACAGTCCAGCTCGCCAGATAAGGAAGGAAAAGTGTTCGAAAG GATATTGATGCCTCCACCCCCAATCCCCTGCATTGGACCCCCACGCAAAAGACCACGGGAAGCAGAGAGCCAGAGTGGAGAACCTGACGTGAAGG GCAAAGAGGAGTCAGACTCTCAAAAGAAGGCAAAGACCCAGGAAGGTGTCTTGGGACTGGTCCCTTATGGTGGGGACTCCtcagatgaggaggaagagcggACGCGCAGCAGTAAGAAGTTGTAA